A single region of the Sus scrofa isolate TJ Tabasco breed Duroc chromosome 17, Sscrofa11.1, whole genome shotgun sequence genome encodes:
- the GNAS gene encoding guanine nucleotide-binding protein G(s) subunit alpha isoform X9 → MRILHVNGFNGDEKATKVQDIKNNLKEAIETIVAAMSNLVPPVELANPENQFRVDYILSVMNVPDFDFPPEFYEHAKALWEDEGVRACYERSNEYQLIDCAQYFLDKIDVIKQADYVPSDQDLLRCRVLTSGIFETKFQVDKVNFHMFDVGGQRDERRKWIQCFNDVTAIIFVVASSSYNMVIREDNQTNRLQEALNLFKSIWNNRWLRTISVILFLNKQDLLAEKVLAGKSKIEDYFPEFARYTTPEDATPEPGEDPRVTRAKYFIRDEFLRISTASGDGRHYCYPHFTCAVDTENIRRVFNDCRDIIQRMHLRQYELL, encoded by the exons ATGAGGATCCTGCATGTTAATGGGTTTAATGGAGA TGAGAAGGCCACCAAAGTGCAGGACATCAAGAACAACCTGAAAGAGGCCATTGAA ACCATCGTGGCTGCCATGAGCAACCTGGTGCCTCCAGTGGAGCTGGCCAACCCTGAGAACCAGTTCAGAGTGGACTACATCCTGAGCGTGATGAACGTGCCTGACTTTGACTTCCCTCCC GAGTTCTACGAGCATGCCAAGGCTCTGTGGGAGGACGAGGGCGTGCGCGCCTGCTACGAGCGCTCCAACGAGTACCAGCTCATCGACTGCGCCCAGTA CTTCCTGGACAAGATTGACGTCATCAAGCAGGCTGACTACGTGCCCAGCGACCAG GACCTGCTCCGCTGCCGCGTCCTGACTTCTGGAATCTTTGAGACCAAGTTCCAGGTGGACAAAGTCAACTTCCA CATGTTTGACGTCGGTGGCCAGCGTGACGAGCGCCGCAAATGGATCCAATGCTTCAATG ATGTGACCGCCATCATTTTCGTGGTCGCCAGCAGCAGCTACAACATGGTCATTCGGGAGGACAACCAGACCAACCGCCTGCAGGAGGCCCTGAACCTCTTCAAGAGCATCTGGAACAACAG ATGGCTGCGCACCATCTCTGTGATTCTGTTCCTCAACAAGCAAGATCTGCTGGCTGAGAAAGTCCTCGCTGGAAAATCGAAGATTGAGGACTACTTTCCAGAATTTGCTCGCTACACTACTCCTGAGGATG CAACTCCCGAGCCCGGAGAGGACCCACGCGTGACCCGGGCCAAGTACTTCATTCGAGATGAATTTCTG AGAATCAGCACTGCTAGTGGAGACGGGCGCCACTACTGCTACCCTCACTTCACCTGCGCTGTGGACACTGAGAACATCCGCCGTGTGTTCAACGACTGCCGAGACATCATCCAGCGCATGCACCTCCGTCAGTACGAGCTGCTCTAA
- the GNAS gene encoding guanine nucleotide-binding protein G(s) subunit alpha isoform X5 has protein sequence MEDAPQILLVFFDPGAGESGKSTIVKQMRILHVNGFNGEGGEEDPQAARSNSDGSEKATKVQDIKNNLKEAIETIVAAMSNLVPPVELANPENQFRVDYILSVMNVPDFDFPPEFYEHAKALWEDEGVRACYERSNEYQLIDCAQYFLDKIDVIKQADYVPSDQDLLRCRVLTSGIFETKFQVDKVNFHMFDVGGQRDERRKWIQCFNDVTAIIFVVASSSYNMVIREDNQTNRLQEALNLFKSIWNNRWLRTISVILFLNKQDLLAEKVLAGKSKIEDYFPEFARYTTPEDATPEPGEDPRVTRAKYFIRDEFLRISTASGDGRHYCYPHFTCAVDTENIRRVFNDCRDIIQRMHLRQYELL, from the exons GTGCTGGAGAATCTGGTAAAAGCACCATTGTGAAGCAGATGAGGATCCTGCATGTTAATGGGTTTAATGGAGA GGGCGGCGAAGAGGACCCGCAGGCTGCAAGGAGCAACAGCGATGG TAGTGAGAAGGCCACCAAAGTGCAGGACATCAAGAACAACCTGAAAGAGGCCATTGAA ACCATCGTGGCTGCCATGAGCAACCTGGTGCCTCCAGTGGAGCTGGCCAACCCTGAGAACCAGTTCAGAGTGGACTACATCCTGAGCGTGATGAACGTGCCTGACTTTGACTTCCCTCCC GAGTTCTACGAGCATGCCAAGGCTCTGTGGGAGGACGAGGGCGTGCGCGCCTGCTACGAGCGCTCCAACGAGTACCAGCTCATCGACTGCGCCCAGTA CTTCCTGGACAAGATTGACGTCATCAAGCAGGCTGACTACGTGCCCAGCGACCAG GACCTGCTCCGCTGCCGCGTCCTGACTTCTGGAATCTTTGAGACCAAGTTCCAGGTGGACAAAGTCAACTTCCA CATGTTTGACGTCGGTGGCCAGCGTGACGAGCGCCGCAAATGGATCCAATGCTTCAATG ATGTGACCGCCATCATTTTCGTGGTCGCCAGCAGCAGCTACAACATGGTCATTCGGGAGGACAACCAGACCAACCGCCTGCAGGAGGCCCTGAACCTCTTCAAGAGCATCTGGAACAACAG ATGGCTGCGCACCATCTCTGTGATTCTGTTCCTCAACAAGCAAGATCTGCTGGCTGAGAAAGTCCTCGCTGGAAAATCGAAGATTGAGGACTACTTTCCAGAATTTGCTCGCTACACTACTCCTGAGGATG CAACTCCCGAGCCCGGAGAGGACCCACGCGTGACCCGGGCCAAGTACTTCATTCGAGATGAATTTCTG AGAATCAGCACTGCTAGTGGAGACGGGCGCCACTACTGCTACCCTCACTTCACCTGCGCTGTGGACACTGAGAACATCCGCCGTGTGTTCAACGACTGCCGAGACATCATCCAGCGCATGCACCTCCGTCAGTACGAGCTGCTCTAA
- the GNAS gene encoding guanine nucleotide-binding protein G(s) subunit alpha isoform X8, giving the protein MRILHVNGFNGEGGEEDPQAARSNSDGEKATKVQDIKNNLKEAIETIVAAMSNLVPPVELANPENQFRVDYILSVMNVPDFDFPPEFYEHAKALWEDEGVRACYERSNEYQLIDCAQYFLDKIDVIKQADYVPSDQDLLRCRVLTSGIFETKFQVDKVNFHMFDVGGQRDERRKWIQCFNDVTAIIFVVASSSYNMVIREDNQTNRLQEALNLFKSIWNNRWLRTISVILFLNKQDLLAEKVLAGKSKIEDYFPEFARYTTPEDATPEPGEDPRVTRAKYFIRDEFLRISTASGDGRHYCYPHFTCAVDTENIRRVFNDCRDIIQRMHLRQYELL; this is encoded by the exons ATGAGGATCCTGCATGTTAATGGGTTTAATGGAGA GGGCGGCGAAGAGGACCCGCAGGCTGCAAGGAGCAACAGCGATGG TGAGAAGGCCACCAAAGTGCAGGACATCAAGAACAACCTGAAAGAGGCCATTGAA ACCATCGTGGCTGCCATGAGCAACCTGGTGCCTCCAGTGGAGCTGGCCAACCCTGAGAACCAGTTCAGAGTGGACTACATCCTGAGCGTGATGAACGTGCCTGACTTTGACTTCCCTCCC GAGTTCTACGAGCATGCCAAGGCTCTGTGGGAGGACGAGGGCGTGCGCGCCTGCTACGAGCGCTCCAACGAGTACCAGCTCATCGACTGCGCCCAGTA CTTCCTGGACAAGATTGACGTCATCAAGCAGGCTGACTACGTGCCCAGCGACCAG GACCTGCTCCGCTGCCGCGTCCTGACTTCTGGAATCTTTGAGACCAAGTTCCAGGTGGACAAAGTCAACTTCCA CATGTTTGACGTCGGTGGCCAGCGTGACGAGCGCCGCAAATGGATCCAATGCTTCAATG ATGTGACCGCCATCATTTTCGTGGTCGCCAGCAGCAGCTACAACATGGTCATTCGGGAGGACAACCAGACCAACCGCCTGCAGGAGGCCCTGAACCTCTTCAAGAGCATCTGGAACAACAG ATGGCTGCGCACCATCTCTGTGATTCTGTTCCTCAACAAGCAAGATCTGCTGGCTGAGAAAGTCCTCGCTGGAAAATCGAAGATTGAGGACTACTTTCCAGAATTTGCTCGCTACACTACTCCTGAGGATG CAACTCCCGAGCCCGGAGAGGACCCACGCGTGACCCGGGCCAAGTACTTCATTCGAGATGAATTTCTG AGAATCAGCACTGCTAGTGGAGACGGGCGCCACTACTGCTACCCTCACTTCACCTGCGCTGTGGACACTGAGAACATCCGCCGTGTGTTCAACGACTGCCGAGACATCATCCAGCGCATGCACCTCCGTCAGTACGAGCTGCTCTAA
- the GNAS gene encoding guanine nucleotide-binding protein G(s) subunit alpha isoform X7 produces MEDAPQILLVFFDPGAGESGKSTIVKQMRILHVNGFNGDEKATKVQDIKNNLKEAIETIVAAMSNLVPPVELANPENQFRVDYILSVMNVPDFDFPPEFYEHAKALWEDEGVRACYERSNEYQLIDCAQYFLDKIDVIKQADYVPSDQDLLRCRVLTSGIFETKFQVDKVNFHMFDVGGQRDERRKWIQCFNDVTAIIFVVASSSYNMVIREDNQTNRLQEALNLFKSIWNNRWLRTISVILFLNKQDLLAEKVLAGKSKIEDYFPEFARYTTPEDATPEPGEDPRVTRAKYFIRDEFLRISTASGDGRHYCYPHFTCAVDTENIRRVFNDCRDIIQRMHLRQYELL; encoded by the exons GTGCTGGAGAATCTGGTAAAAGCACCATTGTGAAGCAGATGAGGATCCTGCATGTTAATGGGTTTAATGGAGA TGAGAAGGCCACCAAAGTGCAGGACATCAAGAACAACCTGAAAGAGGCCATTGAA ACCATCGTGGCTGCCATGAGCAACCTGGTGCCTCCAGTGGAGCTGGCCAACCCTGAGAACCAGTTCAGAGTGGACTACATCCTGAGCGTGATGAACGTGCCTGACTTTGACTTCCCTCCC GAGTTCTACGAGCATGCCAAGGCTCTGTGGGAGGACGAGGGCGTGCGCGCCTGCTACGAGCGCTCCAACGAGTACCAGCTCATCGACTGCGCCCAGTA CTTCCTGGACAAGATTGACGTCATCAAGCAGGCTGACTACGTGCCCAGCGACCAG GACCTGCTCCGCTGCCGCGTCCTGACTTCTGGAATCTTTGAGACCAAGTTCCAGGTGGACAAAGTCAACTTCCA CATGTTTGACGTCGGTGGCCAGCGTGACGAGCGCCGCAAATGGATCCAATGCTTCAATG ATGTGACCGCCATCATTTTCGTGGTCGCCAGCAGCAGCTACAACATGGTCATTCGGGAGGACAACCAGACCAACCGCCTGCAGGAGGCCCTGAACCTCTTCAAGAGCATCTGGAACAACAG ATGGCTGCGCACCATCTCTGTGATTCTGTTCCTCAACAAGCAAGATCTGCTGGCTGAGAAAGTCCTCGCTGGAAAATCGAAGATTGAGGACTACTTTCCAGAATTTGCTCGCTACACTACTCCTGAGGATG CAACTCCCGAGCCCGGAGAGGACCCACGCGTGACCCGGGCCAAGTACTTCATTCGAGATGAATTTCTG AGAATCAGCACTGCTAGTGGAGACGGGCGCCACTACTGCTACCCTCACTTCACCTGCGCTGTGGACACTGAGAACATCCGCCGTGTGTTCAACGACTGCCGAGACATCATCCAGCGCATGCACCTCCGTCAGTACGAGCTGCTCTAA
- the GNAS gene encoding guanine nucleotide-binding protein G(s) subunit alpha isoform X6: MEDAPQILLVFFDPGAGESGKSTIVKQMRILHVNGFNGDSEKATKVQDIKNNLKEAIETIVAAMSNLVPPVELANPENQFRVDYILSVMNVPDFDFPPEFYEHAKALWEDEGVRACYERSNEYQLIDCAQYFLDKIDVIKQADYVPSDQDLLRCRVLTSGIFETKFQVDKVNFHMFDVGGQRDERRKWIQCFNDVTAIIFVVASSSYNMVIREDNQTNRLQEALNLFKSIWNNRWLRTISVILFLNKQDLLAEKVLAGKSKIEDYFPEFARYTTPEDATPEPGEDPRVTRAKYFIRDEFLRISTASGDGRHYCYPHFTCAVDTENIRRVFNDCRDIIQRMHLRQYELL; the protein is encoded by the exons GTGCTGGAGAATCTGGTAAAAGCACCATTGTGAAGCAGATGAGGATCCTGCATGTTAATGGGTTTAATGGAGA TAGTGAGAAGGCCACCAAAGTGCAGGACATCAAGAACAACCTGAAAGAGGCCATTGAA ACCATCGTGGCTGCCATGAGCAACCTGGTGCCTCCAGTGGAGCTGGCCAACCCTGAGAACCAGTTCAGAGTGGACTACATCCTGAGCGTGATGAACGTGCCTGACTTTGACTTCCCTCCC GAGTTCTACGAGCATGCCAAGGCTCTGTGGGAGGACGAGGGCGTGCGCGCCTGCTACGAGCGCTCCAACGAGTACCAGCTCATCGACTGCGCCCAGTA CTTCCTGGACAAGATTGACGTCATCAAGCAGGCTGACTACGTGCCCAGCGACCAG GACCTGCTCCGCTGCCGCGTCCTGACTTCTGGAATCTTTGAGACCAAGTTCCAGGTGGACAAAGTCAACTTCCA CATGTTTGACGTCGGTGGCCAGCGTGACGAGCGCCGCAAATGGATCCAATGCTTCAATG ATGTGACCGCCATCATTTTCGTGGTCGCCAGCAGCAGCTACAACATGGTCATTCGGGAGGACAACCAGACCAACCGCCTGCAGGAGGCCCTGAACCTCTTCAAGAGCATCTGGAACAACAG ATGGCTGCGCACCATCTCTGTGATTCTGTTCCTCAACAAGCAAGATCTGCTGGCTGAGAAAGTCCTCGCTGGAAAATCGAAGATTGAGGACTACTTTCCAGAATTTGCTCGCTACACTACTCCTGAGGATG CAACTCCCGAGCCCGGAGAGGACCCACGCGTGACCCGGGCCAAGTACTTCATTCGAGATGAATTTCTG AGAATCAGCACTGCTAGTGGAGACGGGCGCCACTACTGCTACCCTCACTTCACCTGCGCTGTGGACACTGAGAACATCCGCCGTGTGTTCAACGACTGCCGAGACATCATCCAGCGCATGCACCTCCGTCAGTACGAGCTGCTCTAA